Genomic DNA from Scatophagus argus isolate fScaArg1 chromosome 15, fScaArg1.pri, whole genome shotgun sequence:
TGTCCCAGTCCATCTTCACACTGCATTCCAGTCGTTTAACCACTCAACACGTGACAAATCAAACCTTTTGGAACTTGAATCTtgatgaatgcacacacacacaccttttccaTATTTCACAATACATACACATTGTAGGAGGGTGTGTCACAGTGCAGGCTGTGGAGGACATGTTATTTTAAGGTCGTCTCACTGACCCCCGATGTATATACATTTACaggcacaaatgcacacacacatagacgtGCCTGTGCAGTGTAATGTGGTCTGAGCATAGAGCATTTTGTAAAACCTgctttttgagttgtttttggtttgctttttttaaatcctttctTTACCCGGTGtgcttccttcctcttcttatTTTTGGCATTTGAATTTGATCACTGTCAGTGTAGAGATAATGAATATTAAACTTTGTGGGAGAAAGTCCTTAATTACTTTTCTAATTCGTTCTtatttgttttagtgttgtaCATCCATGACTAAAGACAGAAGTGTTTCTAACTGCTCCCAGCGGCCTCAGACGACGGTGGAACAAAACGTCTTCTTTTATTCAGATGGACAAGATGAACAAGATGCACTTTCCAGCTCTTCCTGAAAGCAGTTCTGGTGTTTCACTTGTTCGCACCCAACAAAACTTCACCAAAGCTGTTGtgtgaagactgaaaacaaaatcccaGCCAATCACTGCGTAATGCGGACGTCATTTTGATCTGCATTTCATTGGAAGAACGTTGAGGCCATAACTGATGTGTTCGTCTGCTTGTGGACCGTGGGGACAGGcctgtaaacacaacagtgtttCAGCAGTTTCTTAGCAGTTGCATATTTACATGCAGATAGTTGAGCTGTGTTCGTGCTCTGGAACCAAAACAGTGACATTACTTCCACATTACATGTACTCAattgatccattgttaatataaaatgaTTGATTACAGCAGCTTTAGAGTTTGTGATGCTTTGATCCAGGGCACCTTCAAAAGACAGCGCAGGAAAGACTCTGACTATCTTGCTCAAGGACGCATAGACTGTGCAGCCCCCTTAATATTCTGGTCAGCACTCTTTTTATGTATTTGGAGCACTGAGGATCACATGCAGGGCAAAGTGGGACTAGTTTCATCTTGTTGGCAGGGTAACAGTGAGGTACTACCAAACGCAGATTGTAGCTCTTCCATCCTGGTTGAATATGATTTAAGATCTCTGTTTGAAAAGAGGATGTCGTTATGAGAAAAGTTGAATGCATTTGATAAATGACGGGGTATTGTGGCGTTGAGTTTGTGAAGCAGGAACTAAAGCCTGCAGAGTTCAGGACTCCTGCCAGTCAATCAGAGCTGTAGTTTGTTTGTGAGTGGCCCGGTTGGACTCGGCCTCAATGGGCTGAGCTGAAACAGGAGGCCAGTAGGTCGTGAGTAACTTGTGGCATTTGGATCAAAACATGTTCAGAATAATCACTTTATATGCGCTTGATGAGCTCTGCAGAGGGATGTTTCCCAGAACAGGAAGCTTCTGAAAGAGAGGATTTCAGAATTTGATCTAGAAAGAATGAGACAAGCTCCaactatttatttaaaatttgacGTATTTAAcagaaagaatttttttttttaatcatcgtgtttttgcctgtttttaagaattgtgtttctttatttgaCAACATTAACTTTTTGTTGAGTTAAAATTTAGTTTAAAGTCAGAAATGGCCTGTTTTTCTGGCTTCGTAAAGATCATATTTGAATTTGATAAGTCAGGAACTCTTACATCTAACCTGCTACACATTAATGAATGAGAAGAGACTTTATGAGCGCTGGCTTCACCTTCTGCCTCGAGTTCTTCCTGCTACATCTTTAGGCCGAGAGCAAAGTTAATAAATTCAACTCTTTTGATACCTGTAGACACTCAGGATACAGAATGAGGAGGGATTATTCAAAGATGTTTGGTTAAATTCATACAATAAAAAGATGGCGGACTCGTCTCCGCTTCCTTCAGATGTTCAAGAACTGCAGTAGGAACGGCTCTCAGCTGTCACTCACGATGTTTCAGCCCtttttttatagcatcaaataactgaTTAACACCAAAATGTATACAGTTTATACGCGCCTTGAGTTACTGacatgaagggggaggggtttatgagctgTGCCGCAgccggccaccagggggcgaccaGATATTTTGCCTTCACTTTTGAGAAGCTTACATGTGGACCATCTTTATATACACTCCATGTTTTAACTTGCCTGTGTGTATGAAGAGCAGGGAGTTTATGCACTAATCTTTTATCAATATAAAACACAACCATCAAGCCAAACTAACGATACTAAACCATaatgaaaaacagctgcagggCTGCGGCTAACATCTGTTGTCGTTATCAGTACCGGCTAATTTCTCAACCAGTGAATCAGAAATTGTTCAAAACTGCAACTTCTGAGAGCCCAAAGTTTACGAGCTTCTTAATCAACCAATGACTCTAACAATGACTATTCGTTGAAAGTTTTAAAGTCAGTTCTACACGGTTTGTTTCTCAACATGAAGTGTAGCAgaattcaaaatgacaaatgagcaCTTTGAAGTGTAATTTTggagcatgcacacacacacacacacacacacacacacacacacacacacacacacacactcactctctggAACACAGCAGCTTATCTCTTACATAATGAAGGCCCAGTCCTGCACTGTGCGTCCTCAGGCAGGTGTGAACTCTGTGCGACCCTCCGCCATGTCTGTCACGGTGAGACCACAGTGAAGACGCCTGACGTCTTGTTCTTCCTGTGCTTCCAGATGGTTTGTGACAGCTCAGGTCCTGTCAGAAACACTCACTGCTGGATAATGAGGCTgtcacactcctcctctctgtgcagACTTGAGAGCGTCtgcagaaaacaagaagagTAAAAAACTGCGGAGCAGGAAACTAACTTTTTCACCTGTGCCGTGAGCTTTTGGCagcctttgttttcatttttgttgtaatCCATACTTCAACACCTGAGGAGAATTTAAAAACTTGTGCTGCTGCTTAACTTAAAAGTAGTccaaaaaatctttttctagCTAATGTGGCTATCTGTATCATCGGGAACGGAATAGAAAATCTGTTGACAGTCAAATTACTGCTTCATACAGAGAAAATACTGACTGGTTGGAAAGCATCttcaaaaacaagatttaaatTATCAGCTCATGAACACAAGAAGGAGTCgttattttttcctccctcttccacACATTTGTTCCTCTGCTCAGCTTTACTGCGTGTCTTCGTAAATAGAGAGTTCATTGTTCCTTCGTCTGTTTTTGGGGGaattgattattatttttcagtccCTCGTATGTTgtctctgtgcctgcgtgggtttcctCCAACAACCCAAAGACGTGTAGTTCTTAGGTTCTTGTAAAGCTAGAATGAAACACAACCAAACTGGAGACATTTAAGCTATAATCCAATCAATTTGCATCACTGCTCAGCTGGAATGACACCAGCAGCATCCCACATGGATACTTTCAGACGACTGTCTCAGCGGGAAGCTTCATGTCTCCctgattttgtgttgtttggtgTTGCGGCTCTCTGACCTCTGGGAGTCTGAGCCCGTTTCTGACTTTTGCCTTCATCTTGTGTATGTTTGGTTTGTGCCTGCAGACGTGCCGGCGCCGGAGCAGCCGGAGCTGTTCctgaagaagctgcagcagtgctgtACCGTCTTCGACTTTATGGACACGCTGTCTGACCTCAAGATGAAGGAGTACAAGCGCTCCACGCTCAACGAGCTGGTGGACTATGTGACCGTGAGCCGGGGCTACCTGACAGAGCAGGCCTACCCTGAGGTCGTCAAAATGGTGAGCCCAAATGATGCTGGGTTTTCAGTAACGATGGggactgaaaaaataaaaatatttccatGTGTACACAAGCTTTTTTGTTGAAGTGATCCCTCAAATCATAATAGAGGCAAcaataaactttattgtccaCATTGGCATCAATGCAATAAAACCATTAACTTCACATAATGTAAGCATGGTTTATAGGCAGCCATTATAAACATAGATgatgtaatgttatttttttctatggCCATTATACTGTGCAATCAGTATTAATTTGATGATGAGTTTTGTCAAAAAGGTTGCCCAATTCTGCTTTAAATCATCCATCTGTGCTCACTACATCTTAGCCTTTCTGATCCTTAGATGTGCATAAATTGCAGGGTGTGaacttattttttaaaatacagaaattatCGGTTATATTTTTGGTTATTGTATTGGCTAAACAAAATCTATATCGTGCATCCCTGATGCCTTCAGACCAGACGCACTGACTTAACATATGAGAGGAAACAGGACTGAATCTGGAGAAAAGTAACAGGATGAACTGgagtctgtgtgcatgttgctgGCTGGATATGGCTAACGTCTGTACAGCAGCTTTACTGTCCGCTGGACAGCACAGATTTCAAAAGTCACAACTCTTTCCACAGTCAAGTGTTTAAAGTGTCCTCGTTGTGTTTGTTCCAGGTGTCTCACAACATATTCCGGACCCTTCCGCCCAGCGACAGTAATGAGTTTGACCCAGAGGAAGATGAGCCCACGCTTGAGGCCTCCTGGCCTCActtacaggtgtgtgtgtgtgtgtgtatgcgcttATGTGTGTTCACGTTTCTTCACAAACAATGGTCAAAATGGTGAAGCTTTCTGGTTTTATTAACTCATCTCTTCACTTAAGTGAATAAATATAAATCGACAAAAGGCAAGAAAGACTGCGACTTGAGGGACTGGACATTCAGGTCTCGGTTTTAGGATTCTAATTAAGCCTCtgtgtgaaacagtttgtgGTTTACGTTTATGTTTGGCACTGAggcaggctagctgtttccctttgCCTTTaggctttatgctaagctaagcgtGAGAGTTTTATAGATTTTCACTGGTGCCCTTGTATCTGGCTCCTGGTGGGTTTTGTTGGGGGTCCAGTTTTGGGTCTAGAGCCaggctctctgctctctcacctgcccctcctccttctctgtgtgCCTGCTGCCCAGGACTCCTTTAGAAATGAGATGCAAATCTCAAGGAGAAGCTTCCTGGTAaagcctcttttctttttgttttgtctcattttgccATAAATAGTTTCCCTCCAGTCAAACCCCTTTATTTTCCTACATCCTGGCCaaaccagacattttttttctgcccccACCCATCACCTGTACCTCTTGTGATCTTTGACCCACCCTTCCCTTTAATCCCGTCCAGCCCCGGTGTTCACAGGGTTAGTTTAGGACTCTCATTTTTAAAAGGAACAAGTcaatttttctgtcttcaaatGTTGAATCAGCTTGTTGTTGTACAACAGGAAGTTTGACTCCAGCTTGTGTCCCTAGTCAGATTCGTCTGAATCAATCAGTTTTCAAATTTTAAGGTGAACACTGCGAGCAATCTTCCTGCACAGCACTCAGCTGATCAAAAACTTTGAGAACTTTCTTATCTTTATAACATCaatcctctctgtctcatcctcCCTCAtccatccttctctctttcttctcctcctctctgcagttgGTATACGAGTTCTTCATCCGGTTCTTGGAGAGTCAGGAATTCCAGCCCAGCATTGCCAAAAAGTACATAGACCAGAAGTTTGTCCTACAGGTGAGTtgctcagcttttatttttccctccttcagtgtctttcatcatcttttttctgattctgatttttctgtctgtctttcttccttccgTCCAGCTCTTGGAGTTGTTTGACAGCGAGGATCCTCGGGAGAGAGACTACCTGAAGACAGTCTTGCATAGAATCTACGGCAAATTCCTGGGGCTGAGGGCTTTTATACGAAAACAGATCAATAATATTTTTCTACGGTGAGTACACGTTCAAATACCTGAAAAAAATCTTCCAGGCTGCCTGCAAAGTGACATAATGGACCATTTCTAGGAAAGTTAAGGCCACATTGGGACCAGATCTCACATGTGCTCACATACTGAACTGCTGCCTCTAATCTTGAAGCTGTGCTGGTTGTGTAGATCTTTGCTGTCCGGTTGGACGcgtgtgtgaagcctccatgttttacagtctgtagcttctctgcagcaacgACCGCCTGAAGCTTTGtggtccaccacaagctcactggtttggatgatactgagcttcaggtggttgttgcTGCACCAGGTGATGAAGAAACTGCAGTTCGACTGGTGCACACTGGAGGCAGATACCTCAACAGTCATGAGGCTGTGATTCTTCTTCTGGCGTGATGGACCATATAGATTGTTAGTCTGAGCTTGTACGGAGTCTTGGTTGGTTATCAGGTCCTAGGTTTTGGATGGAACGGTGAAGACCTGTTCTACTCAGTGGTTTTAGGGCTTTTAATCATGCTAAGCTAACGTTATTCAGTGACGGAAGTCATTTAGTGGTTTGAAGGCGAATTGTTCTCAAACACTGAGTCTCCTCAGTCGGCTCCACAGCTCTGATTCAGGAACGAAGTGCTGCATGTCTGGTGAAGCCACTTGTTGAGCAGCAAAACATGAAGTGTCACAGCTGGTACAACAAATTATTGACAGAATTCAAAGCCATGTTCTCAAAAAACATGAGGTCGATAAATCTGCTCCAGCGATAACAGCTGCTCCATGAATATTTTCGTTGTTCTGTCAACCACTTCTAGTTTTCAGTCAGTATGTTCCTTTAAATTCACTTTTGTTCACTTCTTTTAGGTGTTTAACAGTTCTTTCCCTCCGTCTCACttgtgtcttctgtcttttgtctcctcttttctttgcctCCCACTCTGTCGgctctgcagttttgtttatGAGACGGAGCACTTCAACGGGGTGGCTGAGTTGCTGGAGATCCTGGGGAGGTATGTGGAGGCCTCCGACACACATCGGCTCTCTGCCCTGTCAGCTGATGCTGTCAGCCAGAACCTCACAGacctgagagcagcagcactgagctcAGTCCTGTTTCTGTGTCGTCTTGTCTTCTGGAGATGAGCATCTTTTCAAGAGAGACCccagaatgaaaaatattgatGAGAAATGATAAGAACTGAGGGATTTGGCTCTGCATAAACAGGATTGTGACAGTGCAGAGAGGTTCAGCGCAGAGTTTCACTTGTAGATAAGGAATAAATTAATCCTCTCAGCTCAACAGtctttttaatccattttaatCCATTAAAATAAGACCTGACTTTCAGAGACAGTTCATCTTCTTTGTGTCAGGGGTTGCATGATGTGCAGACAGAGTTTAAGGCGATACGTTTTTGCttatttgtaataaaataaatgtaagatGTCTGAAACACATCTGCATGATCCCCTCACAACTGCGTCTGTGCTCTCGAGTCTTTAATATAGCATGGAGCCAGACTGAATGTAAAGAACGCTGTGAAAACTGTTCTTTACTTTATAATAATCTCTAGATGTTATTAATGGCATCATTAAAATGGTAAGGgaataaataattatatttgAGCTTCATGTTTTCTCATCTggttttgtacttttgtaccATCTTTACTTAACATCCTTTTTCTGAACTTTGCTTACCAGTTACCAGTTGTGGTAGCAAACACAGCATCATCCTCATCTCAGTTTGTTCCCTGAAATAATCTTTTTGTTGTACGCTCTCAAAATGTTTGACACTCATCAgctaaatgtatttttccagTTCCACAAAAAGCTCGAACAGTAAACTCTTGAGTCCAGTGAAGGACTGTAGTTTGTCTGTGTATCACGTCTGTTCCCTGCAGGCCTGAAGGTTCGGCCATCAGTTCATCTCTTTATTTCCCTCCAGGCTCCGTATGAACGTCTTTTTGTCTGCAGCTCATTGATCTTCCACTTGCTTTCAGAGGGTCACAAAGAAACtctttcatgtgttcatgtttaatttattggggtttctctctctctctctctcccagtaTAATCAATGGTTTCGCTCTGCCACTGAAAGCGGAGCATAAACAGTTTCTGGTCAAAGTGTTGATCCCCCTCCACACTGTCAGGAGTCTGTCCCTCTTCCATGCAcaggtaatgtgtgtgtttgtgtgtacactTTCTTCCTGCTAACAGTGTTCCTGTTTCTCCAACATGggactgaatgactgaaactCTCTGTTTGatgtatatgtattttatgaCCAGACATTCTCCTTGAGCCTCTTTAGCTTTGACATTTCTTAACAAAGTGAACTCACTGGAGTTAGAAAGTCATGAATACTGAGATGTCAGTGATCATTAACAGGAGTGTGACACTTTAGACCTGCTCAGTCGTGTGTGATGCATTTTTGTTCCTTGTTCCGGTGTAAACACCCACCTGGTCAAGACCAAGAGTCCTCACGGGGACAAAAGACCAGGACGGTCCTAATGAGGTCCAGGTTAGGGTCAGGCTTTCCACAGTGAATGGAAGCCAGTGTAGTGTCCTCACAAGGAGAGCTGCacaaaccgtgtgtgtgtgtgtgtgtgtgtgcgcgcgcgcaccATACTGCAGCATGCTTACAACTAAGGGATGTGCTGATGTGAAGGTCAGGGTTATTGGTTACTAAATAGCACTAAATAGTGTCTGTTGAAGTTGCATTCAGGTGTACGggattataaaataaattttatcaTGTTGGTACATGAACTCATGTACTCACTGATAGTGAATCTAGCGTGTTAGTAAGTGGTCTGATTGTGGTTCCAGCCCTGCACACAACTACACAAGCTTGGTTAAAGTGATCCTCTTTAATAAAGCATTTCTAATTCTGAATTGTAAGCTAAGCTAAAGGGCTAATGTGTGTGCTAACAGGtgctctgttctctctctgcagttGGCGTATTGCATTGTACAGTTCCTAGAGAA
This window encodes:
- the ppp2r5eb gene encoding protein phosphatase 2, regulatory subunit B', epsilon isoform X4, with the translated sequence MMGDRPSPPRAMSSAATTSPSVDKVDGFSRKSVRKAKQKRSQSSSQFRSQGKPIELTPLPLLKDVPAPEQPELFLKKLQQCCTVFDFMDTLSDLKMKEYKRSTLNELVDYVTVSRGYLTEQAYPEVVKMVSHNIFRTLPPSDSNEFDPEEDEPTLEASWPHLQLVYEFFIRFLESQEFQPSIAKKYIDQKFVLQLLELFDSEDPRERDYLKTVLHRIYGKFLGLRAFIRKQINNIFLRFVYETEHFNGVAELLEILGSIINGFALPLKAEHKQFLVKVLIPLHTVRSLSLFHAQLAYCIVQFLEKDPTLTEPVIRGLLKFWPKTCSQKEVMFLGELEEILDVIEPTQFVKIQEPLFKQISRCVSSPHFQVAERALYYWNNEYIMSLIEENSSVILPIMFASLYRISKEHWNPAIVALVYNVLKAFMEMNSTLFDELTATYKSDRQREKKKEKEREELWKKLEDLELKRGLRSDGIIPT
- the ppp2r5eb gene encoding protein phosphatase 2, regulatory subunit B', epsilon isoform X2 — protein: MVVHGDSSAPLHRAMSSAATTSPSVDKVDGFSRKSVRKAKQKRSQSSSQFRSQGKPIELTPLPLLKDVPAPEQPELFLKKLQQCCTVFDFMDTLSDLKMKEYKRSTLNELVDYVTVSRGYLTEQAYPEVVKMVSHNIFRTLPPSDSNEFDPEEDEPTLEASWPHLQLVYEFFIRFLESQEFQPSIAKKYIDQKFVLQLLELFDSEDPRERDYLKTVLHRIYGKFLGLRAFIRKQINNIFLRFVYETEHFNGVAELLEILGSIINGFALPLKAEHKQFLVKVLIPLHTVRSLSLFHAQLAYCIVQFLEKDPTLTEPVIRGLLKFWPKTCSQKEVMFLGELEEILDVIEPTQFVKIQEPLFKQISRCVSSPHFQVAERALYYWNNEYIMSLIEENSSVILPIMFASLYRISKEHWNPAIVALVYNVLKAFMEMNSTLFDELTATYKSDRQREKKKEKEREELWKKLEDLELKRGLRSDGIIPT
- the ppp2r5eb gene encoding protein phosphatase 2, regulatory subunit B', epsilon isoform X5, with the protein product MSSAATTSPSVDKVDGFSRKSVRKAKQKRSQSSSQFRSQGKPIELTPLPLLKDVPAPEQPELFLKKLQQCCTVFDFMDTLSDLKMKEYKRSTLNELVDYVTVSRGYLTEQAYPEVVKMVSHNIFRTLPPSDSNEFDPEEDEPTLEASWPHLQLVYEFFIRFLESQEFQPSIAKKYIDQKFVLQLLELFDSEDPRERDYLKTVLHRIYGKFLGLRAFIRKQINNIFLRFVYETEHFNGVAELLEILGSIINGFALPLKAEHKQFLVKVLIPLHTVRSLSLFHAQLAYCIVQFLEKDPTLTEPVIRGLLKFWPKTCSQKEVMFLGELEEILDVIEPTQFVKIQEPLFKQISRCVSSPHFQVAERALYYWNNEYIMSLIEENSSVILPIMFASLYRISKEHWNPAIVALVYNVLKAFMEMNSTLFDELTATYKSDRQREKKKEKEREELWKKLEDLELKRGLRSDGIIPT
- the ppp2r5eb gene encoding protein phosphatase 2, regulatory subunit B', epsilon isoform X1, whose product is MVVHGDSSAPLHSRAMSSAATTSPSVDKVDGFSRKSVRKAKQKRSQSSSQFRSQGKPIELTPLPLLKDVPAPEQPELFLKKLQQCCTVFDFMDTLSDLKMKEYKRSTLNELVDYVTVSRGYLTEQAYPEVVKMVSHNIFRTLPPSDSNEFDPEEDEPTLEASWPHLQLVYEFFIRFLESQEFQPSIAKKYIDQKFVLQLLELFDSEDPRERDYLKTVLHRIYGKFLGLRAFIRKQINNIFLRFVYETEHFNGVAELLEILGSIINGFALPLKAEHKQFLVKVLIPLHTVRSLSLFHAQLAYCIVQFLEKDPTLTEPVIRGLLKFWPKTCSQKEVMFLGELEEILDVIEPTQFVKIQEPLFKQISRCVSSPHFQVAERALYYWNNEYIMSLIEENSSVILPIMFASLYRISKEHWNPAIVALVYNVLKAFMEMNSTLFDELTATYKSDRQREKKKEKEREELWKKLEDLELKRGLRSDGIIPT
- the ppp2r5eb gene encoding protein phosphatase 2, regulatory subunit B', epsilon isoform X3, which codes for MMGDRPSPPSRAMSSAATTSPSVDKVDGFSRKSVRKAKQKRSQSSSQFRSQGKPIELTPLPLLKDVPAPEQPELFLKKLQQCCTVFDFMDTLSDLKMKEYKRSTLNELVDYVTVSRGYLTEQAYPEVVKMVSHNIFRTLPPSDSNEFDPEEDEPTLEASWPHLQLVYEFFIRFLESQEFQPSIAKKYIDQKFVLQLLELFDSEDPRERDYLKTVLHRIYGKFLGLRAFIRKQINNIFLRFVYETEHFNGVAELLEILGSIINGFALPLKAEHKQFLVKVLIPLHTVRSLSLFHAQLAYCIVQFLEKDPTLTEPVIRGLLKFWPKTCSQKEVMFLGELEEILDVIEPTQFVKIQEPLFKQISRCVSSPHFQVAERALYYWNNEYIMSLIEENSSVILPIMFASLYRISKEHWNPAIVALVYNVLKAFMEMNSTLFDELTATYKSDRQREKKKEKEREELWKKLEDLELKRGLRSDGIIPT